From Ptychodera flava strain L36383 chromosome 3 unlocalized genomic scaffold, AS_Pfla_20210202 Scaffold_26__1_contigs__length_13983176_pilon, whole genome shotgun sequence, one genomic window encodes:
- the LOC139126133 gene encoding uncharacterized protein: MVLYYSWSDADCMLRSKDSVTDIPLTKDLAFWMCKTVQVEEGNVTLPAWTGFNQQLSSNIIRPVSKIGYLPVIDASPTDKSTINTVLSTSVDIANKLRLQSVVLNMDLAIYSKAQEIRWQNEEYTQRLILRLGEFHTAMSFLSAIGKRFRDAGLEDIMIESGILAQGSVNGVMSGHHYNRSVRCHKLVAEAMHRLRFNEFLDSLTEEEHLPVIAYLLDLRDSYPHSFTDAVNTEEMKQLQQKYTDHIQKCCESNVNYAFWSSYLNMVQLLLLFIRGTREGDWHLHLAAIRQMLPWYFAYGKVNYSRYLPVYLQEMLALPQAHPHVYEKFCEGEFAVQRSCDHPFSMTACDQVIEQTFNRESKTKGGLVGFTQNKGALNRWILSHPARSAITTGCFTQAGKTDKQSEYKDLTQSRMKRDESDVQEVMSTLLSVGSPFTSDKDSQLVHLTAGALASEEITSDLTNAYSRGEEAYLQFENERLTQGVKDLFDKMSVVRGKTFADISKKPKSKVTMNCLSLKENRNLLQRMLLIAQVRQLDLHDALTYPLGPVPAMLANFDETMTKTNKAVLAHHLEATFPEAIVDLSFKGKTAIMVDAMAMIQIQSRIPATFGEFASSIFYQLRAIAAKYGATRIDFVIDQYREQSIKDAERKRRATTGTLTEIRITRPTLNMPRQFKKYLASGKNKESLLLFLFESWKEYESECLQGITMYVTNGELCYRLQSADGVMDVTEIPELYCDHEEADTRLLLHAQHASYIGEADNIVIRSPDTDVLMLAVSCAHQLQGQLFLHQTSKNGKILHVNKISESLGDKTALALLSLHVFSGCDSVSAFKGKGKKKMIKLLLGSDTYTCTFHELGMSWTLSDTLMTQIESFVCDLYGQSRCSNVNEARYNCFRLGLQSDGALPPNKDSLKLHTQRANYQTAIYRRCLQAKMDAPSPHGHGWIVQDSDVSIQWMTLPPAPDSIINFVSCKCKKSGCSSRCSCREVELFCTELCQCVSCTNTTNIDESELGDEENDSFSDIESDIE; this comes from the exons ATGGTCTTATATTACAGTT GGTCAGATGCTGACTGCATGCTTCGAAGCAAGGACAGCGTGACTGATATCCCACTTACTAAAGACTTGGCATTTTGGATGTGCAAAACTGTGCAG GTCGAGGAAGGTAATGTGACTTTGCCGGCATGGACTGGATTTAATCAGCAACTCTCAAGCAACATCATCCGGCCTGTCAGCAAAATTGGCTACCTACCAGTGATAGATGCCAGTCCAACAGACAAGTCCACAATAAACACAGTACTGAGTACAAGTGTTGACATCGCCAATAAACTCCGCCTGCAAAGTGTGGTACTTAATATGGATCTGGCAATTTATTCAAAGGCTCAGGAAATCCGATGGCAGAATGAAGAGTACACACAACGCCTAATACTACGTCTTGGAGAATTTCACACGGCAATGTCATTTCTTTCTGCAATAGGAAAGCGCTTCAGAGATGCTGGCTTGGAGGATATCATGATAGAGTCTGGTATTTTAGCCCAAGGTTCAGTCAATGGTGTAATGAGCGGACATCATTACAACCGAAGTGTTCGCTGCCATAAACTGGTTGCAGAGGCTATGCACCGTCTCCGCTTTAATGAATTCCTCGACAGCTTGACTGAAGAGGAACATTTACCGGTGATTGCTTACCTGCTTGATCTTCGAGACAGCTACCCCCATTCGTTCACCGATGCAGTTAATACAGAAGAAATGAAGCAGTTACAACAGAAATACACAGACCACATACAGAAGTGCTGTGAAAGCAACGTCAATTATGCTTTCTGGAGTTCGTATTTGAACATGGTACAGCTACTACTCCTATTCATCAGAGGTACACGTGAGGGGGACTGGCATTTACATCTAGCTGCTATACGACAGATGTTACCATGGTACTTTGCCTATGGGAAGGTCAATTATTCACGTTATCTTCCAGTCTATCTGCAGGAAATGTTAGCACTGCCACAAGCACATCCCCATGTATACGAGAAATTTTGTGAAGGTGAATTTGCTGTACAGCGATCATGTGACCATCCATTTTCAATGACAGCATGTGATCAAGTCATCGAGCAGACTTTTAATCGTGAGTCGAAGACCAAAGGTGGTCTGGTTGGTTTCACGCAGAACAAGGGTGCACTCAACCGATGGATTCTCAGTCATCCTGCACGTTCAGCTATCACAACAGGTTGCTTCACCCAAGCTGGTAAGACAGACAAGCAGTCAGAATACAAAGACCTGACACAATCTAGAATGAAGAGAGATGAGTCTGATGTGCAGGAAGTGATGTCAACTTTGCTGTCAGTCGGGTCACCGTTCACAAGTGATAAAGATAGTCAATTAGTTCATCTTACAGCTGGTGCCCTAGCTAGTGAAGAGATTACATCAGATCTTACCAATGCATATTCAAGAGGTGAAGAGGCCTACCTACAGTTTGAGAATGAGCGTCTGACACAAGGAGTAAaagatttgtttgacaaaatgtccgtGGTACGAGGGAAAACGTTTGCAGATATATCCAAGAAACCAAAGTCAAAAGTAACCATGAACTGCTTGTcactgaaagaaaatagaaatcTTCTCCAGAGAATGCTGTTGATTGCACAGGTACGACAACTTGATCTTCATGATGCCCTGACATACCCACTAGGCCCTGTTCCAGCAATGTTGGCTAACTTTGATGAGACAATGACGAAGACAAATAAAGCTGTTCTTGCTCATCATCTGGAGGCAACATTTCCAGAAGCTATTGTTGACCTCAGTTTCAAAGGCAAGACTGCCATTATGGTTGATGCTATGGCTATGATACAAATACAGAGTAGGATACCGGCGACATTTGGAGAATTTGCATCCAGCATATTTTACCAGTTGAGAGCAATCGCCGCTAAGTATGGTGCTACAAGAATTGACTTTGTCATCGATCAGTACAGAGAACAGTCCATAAAAGATGCAGAGAGAAAACGTAGGGCAACGACAGGTACCCTTACTGAGATCCGGATCACAAGACCAACTCTAAATATGCCAAGGCAGTTCAAAAAGTATCTTGCCTCTGGTAAGAATAAGGAATCTCTCCTACTCTTtctgtttgaatcatggaaagaaTATGAATCAGAATGCCTGCAGGGTATCACCATGTATGTTACCAATGGCGAGTTATGCTACAGATTGCAATCTGCAGATGGTGTCATGGATGTAACTGAAATACCAGAATTGTATTGTGACCATGAAGAGGCTGACACAAGACTACTACTCCATGCTCAACATGCATCATACATTGGGGAGGCAGACAACATTGTCATTCGCAGTCCTGATACAGATGTCTTGATGTTAGCTGTGAGTTGTGCTCATCAATTACAGGGCCAGCTGTTCCTTCATCAAACcagcaaaaatggtaaaatactgcatgtaaacaaaatatcagAGTCTTTGGGAGACAAGACTGCCCTGGCTCTCCTCAGCCTTCATGTGTTCTCTGGCTGTGATAGCGTGAGTGCTTTCAAAGGCAAAGGCAAGAAGAAGATGATAAAACTGCTGCTGGGAAGTGATACCTACACTTGTACATTCCATGAGTTAGGAATGTCATGGACATTGTCTGATACACTGATGACACAAATAGAGTCCTTTGTCTGTGATTTGTATGGACAAAGCCGATGCAGTAATGTGAATGAAGCAAGATACAATTGCTTTCGTCTTGGCCTACAAAGTGATGGTGCCCTCCCTCCAAACAAAGACAGCCTGAAATTGCATACACAGCGTGCAAACTACCAAACAGCAATCTACAGGCGATGTTTGCAAGCCAAAATGGATGCACCAAGCCCACATGGACATGGATGGATAGTGCAAGACTCGGATGTATCAATCCAGTGGATGACACTTCCCCCTGCACCAGATtctatcatcaattttgtaagcTGTAAATGCAAGAAGTCTGGATGCTCATCAAGATGTTCGTGTAGAGAAGTGGAATTGTTTTGCACAGAGCTGTGtcagtgtgtttcctgtacaaacacaacaaacattGATGAAAGTGAACTTGGAGATGAAGAGAATGATAGCTTCTCAGACATAGAAAGTGACATTGAATGA